TGCATAGTGGGGAGGTAGGGGTATGGATTTACTGCTTAGTTTAACAGTCAATGGTCTAGCTACTGGTATGTTAATTTTTCTATTAGCGGCAGGCCTCACACTTATTTTCGGATTAATGGATGTCTTAAATTTCGCTCACGGTGGCTTGTTTGCCTGGGGAGCCTATAGCGGGGTGTGGGTATATGATTTAACCGGCAATTTCTTTGTCGCGATTATAGGAGCCATTGTAACGGGTCTGTTACTTGGGTTGTTAACAGAGTATCTGATTATTCGACCTGTGTATGGAAATCATGTGCAGCAAATCCTGATCACGCTCGGGTTCATGATTGTATTATCTGAAATGCTGAAGGTCGTCTTTGGTCCCGATCAAAAAGCAGCTCAACCACCTGCCTTCATGGATGGATCCTTTATGGTGGGGGACGTTATTCTGATCAAATACCGTTTGTTTATTATTTTGGTGGGAGCGCTTGTTTACGCGATTACCTTCTATATATTAAGAAAAACGAAGATCGGATTAATTGTTCGAGCAGGAGTGATGGACAAAGAAATGGTGCAGTCACTCGGAATTAATATTCGCCTTGTCTTTATGCTTGTCTTTATGGTTGGTTCGGCACTCGCTGCGCTTGGCGGAGTGTTGCTCGCTCCTTATTCGGGTGTTATTTATGCTGAAATGGGTATGGAATTTGCCATCCTTGCTTTCATTGTGGTGGTCATTGGAGGGATGGGGAGCTTTACCGGGTCGCTCTTCGCAGCTATATTAGTCGGGTTAGCTCAGTCCTTTATGGCTTATTATTATTCGGACCTTTCGTTAGCGGTGAATATGCTGCTGATGGTGTCGGTACTTGTCTTTCGTCCACAAGGTTTATTTACGGGGAAGGGGTGATGGAAGGTGCGTCCACTTAAATGGGAGAGAAGCACAGGCATTTATCTATTGGTATTTTCGTTTTTTCTATTGGTTCCGTTTTTCTACGATAACCGAACGATTTTATTCTTAATGACGCAAATCTTTATCTTCGGCATATTTGCCATGAGCTATGACTTGTTGCTCGGGTTTACAGGAATCGTTTCATTTGGCCATGCGATGTTTTTTGGAATTGGGGCCTATAGCGTATCTGTCATCATCGATCGAAACGAACCAACAATGGGATATCTTCTGCTCGGAACCATTGTGGGCATTGTCATTGCGGGTGTTGTCAGTTTGCTTGCTGGTCTTCTTACATTACGGTTGAAGAGCCACTTCTACGCGATGCTCACACTTGCTCTTGCGGGGTTATTCCTTGTATTAGCAGAGAAATGGAGAGGAGTAACGGGGGGGAATGACGGGTTTACGATGCAGATTCCGGAATTCTTTAAGGACCGGGGGCACTTGTATCTGACTTGTCTCGTTTCTCTTATCGTTTTATTCTTTCTCGTTCGCCGATTCACCCAGTCTCCAACAGGGCGAGTGGTGATGGCCATTCGTGAGAACGAACAGCGAGTAGAATCCATTGGGTTCTCTATTATGTTCTACAAAGTAGCGGTAAGTGTCATATCTGGAATTGTGGCTAGCATTGCAGGCGTGCTCTACATTCTGTCTCTAAGGTTTGTGGACACGAGTGTGTTTGCAACAGACGTTACATTGGATGCCCTGTTAATGACCATTATTGGGGGAGTAGGTACACTCGTGGGTCCGTTAATTGGGGCAGGACTTATAGAAGTGGCTCACCATTACCTTTCTGAATTAGCAAGTGTTCACTGGATTTTTGAGAGATGGCTCATTCTATTTGGAATTGTGTATATACTGGCCGTTATCTTCTTCCCTCGAGGGATAGTGGGAAGCCTGCAGTACATGTGGGCCAAGAGGAGTGCGAAAAAGAAATCATCTTCAAAAGAAAAGGACTTAGCAAGTTAAGGGGGAGAAGAGATGAGTCAACCTGTTTCGTCGTTTGTTGTTCGGTTTCATCTAGCGAACGTGGATCCGAGAACCAAGGAGAAAACGTATCGAATTAAAGTAACTCACGTGCAGACAGAACATGAATCTACCTTTGATCTTCTGGATGAAGCTGTGCGCTATATGAAAGGTTCTGTTGATCGAGAAGGGCAACACGAGGAGGTGTAAAGGATGGAGTCGATCGGGATTATAAGTTCTGGCGTGTATTTGCCATCAGCAAGAATGAAAGGAACAGAGATTGCAAGAGAGGCAGGATTACCCGTTGATGTTGTCGAAGAAAAGTTAGGAATTAGGCAAAAACCAATTCCTGGACCGGAAGATCATACGTGTGAGATGGGCGTACGTGCAGCGAAAGAGGCACTTCGGAAGGCGAACGTTCACCCAAAAGAAATTGACCTTGTCATCTATATCGGAGAAGAGTACAAAGAATACCCGTTGTGGACCGCTGGGATTAAGTTGCAGGAAGAGATTGGAGCCAGGAATGCCTGGGCATTTGATGTCGCGATGAGATGTGGCACAACGATTATGGCGTTAAAAGTGGCCAAAAGTATGATGCTTGGTGATCCGTCCATTCAACACGTTCTGTTAGCTGGTGGCTACCGGAATGGAGATTTTATTCGCTATACCAATCCAAGAACAAGGTTTATGTATAACCTCGGTGCCGGCGGTGGAGCGTTTCTCTTAAAGAAAGGCGCTACAAACAATACGGTTCTTGAAACGTCTGTGATTAGTGATGGTTCTTTCTCAGAAGATGTCGTGGTCGTAGCTGGTGGAACAAAACATCCTTTAACGGCTTCGAATCTAGAAGACTATCAGCTTGATGTACTGGACCCGGATGGGATGAAACAACGTTTAGCAGATCAATCTATGGACAACTTTCTATATGTTATTCGAGATGCTTTAGAAAAGAGCGGATTTACAGAAGCGGATATTGATTATGTGGCGATGCTTCATATGAAGCGGTCTGCTCACGAATACGTACTAAAGTCATTAGGGCTGACACTTGAGCAGTCTGTTTATCTGGAAGACTATGGACACATCGGTCAAATCGATCAAATTCTCTCACTTGAATTAGCAGCAGAGCAAGGGAAATTGAAAAACGGAGATGTCGTTGTCCTTGTTAGTGCTGGCATTGGATACGCTTGGGGAGCTACAGTGATTAAATGGGGAAACCAGGAAGGGGATTGATGAATATGGTAAACGTTCATATGAAAAAGGTTCAATTGCCAAATGGAGAATCGTTAGGGTACAGGGAACGTGAAGGGGGCGATGAGGTCGTTCTGCTTCTTCATGGGAATATGACCTCTTCCAAACACTGGGATTTGGTGTTAGAGAAGATGGATGAGAAGTATAAAGTGTATGCTCTTGACCTAAGGGGATTTGGAGCCTCCACCTATTTGAATCCGGTTGAAACGATTGGGGATTTTGCCAAGGATGTCCACCAATTCGTAGAAGCATTGAACCTACGGGAGTTCGCCATCGTGGGTTGGTCTACAGGCGGGGCTGTGGCTATGGAATTTTGCGCGCGCTTTCCGAATTTTTGTAATCGCTTACTACTCCTTGCATCAGCATCTACAAGGGGGTATCCGTTCTTTGCTACAGGTGAAAATGGGCTGCCGGATCTTTCTAATCGACTAGAGACAATCGAGGAAGTGAGAAGGGATCCCGGGAAAACGATTCCCATTCAGCAGGCTTACGATGAAGGGAACGAAGCTCTTCTACAAGCTGTATGGAATTCGCTAATATATACTCATAATCAGCCAAGTGAGTCGTTATATCAAGCTTATACTGAGGACATGATGACGCAGCGGAATTTGGCTGAAGTCTACCAAGCATTGAACATCTTCAATATGAGTCATCATCATAATGGACTTGTAGAAGGAAACGGAATGGTAGATGACATCAATGTTCCTGTTCTTGTGATGAGAGGGGACCGCGACCAGGTGATTACAGCAAGAATGAATGAGGAACTTCTAGAAGATCTCGGGGACCGCGCTACATATGTCTCGCTGCCGAATTGCGGACACTCCCCCCTCATTGATGATTTAGGGTTGTTAGTAGAAACCATGGAACAATTTCTTGAGAAAAAGGAGAGACAACGCCAATGAGATTAGAAGGAAAAGTAGCTGTCATTACGGGGGCCGCTAATGGAATTGGACTCGAAGCGGCAAAGAGATTCACGAGTGAAGGGGCTAAAGTCATTCTGGCCGATTTCGATGAAGAAACAGGTTCGGCGAGAGAGAAAGAATTAAGAGAAAACGGTGCTGACGTTTTATTTGTGAAAGTGAATGTAGCAGACCGGGCGAGTGTTGATGCGCTTATGGAACAAGCTGTTCAAACCTATGGCAAAATCGATATTCTTGTAAACAACGCAGGCATCACGCGAGATGCTATGCTTTCCAAAATGACACCTGAACAGTTTCAGCAGGTAATCGATGTGAATCTGACAGGGGTCTTCCACTGTGCCCAGGCTGCTATGCCTCACATGGTAGAGCAAGGAAAAGGCAAAATCATCAACACCTCTTCCGTTACAGGTACATACGGGAATGTGGGGCAGTCCAATTATGCAGCAGCCAAGGCGGGCTTGATTGGTCTGACAAAAACATGGGCTAAAGAGCTTGGTAGAAAAGGCATTAACGTGAATGCAGTGGCACCGGGCTTTACGGAAACCGCAATGGTAGAACAAGTTCCGGAGAAAGTCATTGATCAGATGAAAACCATGGTTCCAATGGGCCGACTTGGGAGGCCAGAAGACATAGCCAATGCTTATCTTTACCTGGCCTCTGATGAATCGGATTATGTGAATGGACACACCCTCCACGTTGATGGCGGCATTATGATGTAAGTCTTGTCTAGGAAAGCCTCCACATGAATGCGGGGGCTTTTTTTGTGGAGAGAGGGAGCAGGGACGTCGAGAAAAGGAGCAGGGACGTCGAGAAAGCGAGCACACACGTCGAGAAAAGGAGCGGTGACGTCGAGAAAGGGAGCGCGGACGTCGAGAAAAGGAGCGGTGACGTCGAGAAAGGGAGCACGGACCTCGAGAAAAGGAGCGGTGACGTCGAGAAAAGGAGCAGGGACGTCGAGAAAAGGAGCGGTGACGTCGAGAAAAGGAGCAGGGACGTCGAGAAAGCGAGCACACACGTCGAGAAAAGAATCATTCAAATCTCTCAATTGCTTTTTGTAACTACGCTGTAACTCCCTTCTTCTACACTAAGATTATGAATCTATAGATGAACGAGGTGAGTAGGTTGTGAGATGTGAATTGGATTGGATAAAGAGTCGGGCGCGCTTGTTTCCGAAGGACAGAGCGGTCGTAGACTCAGCTACAAGAATGGAATGGACATTTGAGGACATCAACAACCGTGCTGAGAAGCTGGCTGCCTATCTGCTGGAGATGGGGGTTAAGCGAGGAGATCGGGTTGCGCTTTTTGCTCCTAACGATATAAGTTATTTTGATTTCTTATTCGCTTGTATGAAGAGCGGTGCTATATTTGTTCCGGTCAATTGGAGATTATCTGAGGAAGAAGTCGAGTATATTCTTGAGGATGCTACTCCTACTGTTGTTGGGGTCCACGATAGTCAAGCCACATTGGTAGAGAAGAAGAAAGATTACGTGATTGTGCCCATTACGAATGCAGCGTATGTGGATGGATTAGAGACTTCTGTGAAAACGGTAGATCAAATGGGGACAGAATCAGAGCCGTTAGCAATGATTTATACGGGAGGGACAACAGGGAAGCCCAAAGGAGCGATCCTTAC
The nucleotide sequence above comes from Pontibacillus chungwhensis. Encoded proteins:
- a CDS encoding branched-chain amino acid ABC transporter permease; this encodes MDLLLSLTVNGLATGMLIFLLAAGLTLIFGLMDVLNFAHGGLFAWGAYSGVWVYDLTGNFFVAIIGAIVTGLLLGLLTEYLIIRPVYGNHVQQILITLGFMIVLSEMLKVVFGPDQKAAQPPAFMDGSFMVGDVILIKYRLFIILVGALVYAITFYILRKTKIGLIVRAGVMDKEMVQSLGINIRLVFMLVFMVGSALAALGGVLLAPYSGVIYAEMGMEFAILAFIVVVIGGMGSFTGSLFAAILVGLAQSFMAYYYSDLSLAVNMLLMVSVLVFRPQGLFTGKG
- a CDS encoding branched-chain amino acid ABC transporter permease, with translation MRPLKWERSTGIYLLVFSFFLLVPFFYDNRTILFLMTQIFIFGIFAMSYDLLLGFTGIVSFGHAMFFGIGAYSVSVIIDRNEPTMGYLLLGTIVGIVIAGVVSLLAGLLTLRLKSHFYAMLTLALAGLFLVLAEKWRGVTGGNDGFTMQIPEFFKDRGHLYLTCLVSLIVLFFLVRRFTQSPTGRVVMAIRENEQRVESIGFSIMFYKVAVSVISGIVASIAGVLYILSLRFVDTSVFATDVTLDALLMTIIGGVGTLVGPLIGAGLIEVAHHYLSELASVHWIFERWLILFGIVYILAVIFFPRGIVGSLQYMWAKRSAKKKSSSKEKDLAS
- a CDS encoding 3-oxoacyl-ACP synthase: MESIGIISSGVYLPSARMKGTEIAREAGLPVDVVEEKLGIRQKPIPGPEDHTCEMGVRAAKEALRKANVHPKEIDLVIYIGEEYKEYPLWTAGIKLQEEIGARNAWAFDVAMRCGTTIMALKVAKSMMLGDPSIQHVLLAGGYRNGDFIRYTNPRTRFMYNLGAGGGAFLLKKGATNNTVLETSVISDGSFSEDVVVVAGGTKHPLTASNLEDYQLDVLDPDGMKQRLADQSMDNFLYVIRDALEKSGFTEADIDYVAMLHMKRSAHEYVLKSLGLTLEQSVYLEDYGHIGQIDQILSLELAAEQGKLKNGDVVVLVSAGIGYAWGATVIKWGNQEGD
- the phaZ gene encoding intracellular short-chain-length polyhydroxyalkanoate depolymerase translates to MNMVNVHMKKVQLPNGESLGYREREGGDEVVLLLHGNMTSSKHWDLVLEKMDEKYKVYALDLRGFGASTYLNPVETIGDFAKDVHQFVEALNLREFAIVGWSTGGAVAMEFCARFPNFCNRLLLLASASTRGYPFFATGENGLPDLSNRLETIEEVRRDPGKTIPIQQAYDEGNEALLQAVWNSLIYTHNQPSESLYQAYTEDMMTQRNLAEVYQALNIFNMSHHHNGLVEGNGMVDDINVPVLVMRGDRDQVITARMNEELLEDLGDRATYVSLPNCGHSPLIDDLGLLVETMEQFLEKKERQRQ
- the fabG gene encoding 3-oxoacyl-ACP reductase FabG, which produces MRLEGKVAVITGAANGIGLEAAKRFTSEGAKVILADFDEETGSAREKELRENGADVLFVKVNVADRASVDALMEQAVQTYGKIDILVNNAGITRDAMLSKMTPEQFQQVIDVNLTGVFHCAQAAMPHMVEQGKGKIINTSSVTGTYGNVGQSNYAAAKAGLIGLTKTWAKELGRKGINVNAVAPGFTETAMVEQVPEKVIDQMKTMVPMGRLGRPEDIANAYLYLASDESDYVNGHTLHVDGGIMM